The nucleotide sequence GCGCTGGCTGGAGGGCGCCCGGGCACGGCTGGACGCGGCGCTCGCGGACGAGGATGAGGCGGAGGAGAGCGGCCAGGGGGCGTGAACCGGGGCAGGGCCCTGCACCGGGCCGGGCGGCGGAGCGGGGCCGGGCCGTGAGGCGGGTCACCCCGTCGGAGGCATTGTTGAACTTTTAACCTTCTCCGCGTACTGTCGGTGCCGTCAGCCTATCCGGACCGCGGTCCGGTACGGGACCCGGACGCCACCCCCGAGGAAGATCCCGCATGTCTCTCGTTCTTGACGCCGCCGCCCAGGACCTGCTGTTCCGCGAGGCCCACACCGCGCACACCTTCACCGACGAGCCGGTGACCGACGAGCAGGTCCAGGCGATCTACGACCTGGTCAAGTACGGGCCGACGGCGTTCAACCAGACCCCGCTGCGCGTCACCCTGGTCCGCTCCCCCGAGGCCCGCGAGCGTCTGGTGCGGCACATGGCCGAGGGCAACCAGGCCAAGACCGCCACCGCCCCGCTGGTCGCGATCCTCTCCGCGGACAACGAGTTCCACGAGGAGCTGCCGACCCTGTTCCCGGCCTTCCCGCAGGCCAAGGACCTGTTCTTCAGCACGCGTCCGGCCCGTGAGGGTGCCGCCGCGCTGAACGCCGCCCTCCAGGCCGCGTACTTCATCATCGGCGTCCGCGCCGCCGGTCTGGCCGCCGGCCCGATGACCGGTGTGGACCTCGAAGGCGTGCGCAAGGAGTTCCTGGACGACGACCACACCCCGCTGATGGTCGTCAACATCGGCAAGCCCGGCGAGGGCGCCTCCTACCCGCGCTCCCCGCGCCTGGCGTACGACGAGGTCGTCACCACCGTCTGAGCGCGCACCGGCACGCGGCA is from Streptomyces asoensis and encodes:
- a CDS encoding malonic semialdehyde reductase, producing the protein MSLVLDAAAQDLLFREAHTAHTFTDEPVTDEQVQAIYDLVKYGPTAFNQTPLRVTLVRSPEARERLVRHMAEGNQAKTATAPLVAILSADNEFHEELPTLFPAFPQAKDLFFSTRPAREGAAALNAALQAAYFIIGVRAAGLAAGPMTGVDLEGVRKEFLDDDHTPLMVVNIGKPGEGASYPRSPRLAYDEVVTTV